The DNA region CAAGTTTTAAAAACCCTTGTATTCTAATAAATGTGGCTGGAAAGCATTTATAGGAATTATTTGTTCCCAACAGTACATTAAGTTAACCCTTTTAACCTCTGGGCtatatttcagctggaaaacgTGACTCAGTCATTGCCCTTTTCAGCGTGCCTACCACTTGAGGAGCCTCTGACTTTTTGTAGGCTTGAACCTGCAGCATGGTTCAACTACTTCATCTAGTTTACCCTGAACTGACTACGTAAgcttaaaaggaagaaatgcttcctgaaaTTGTTTCAACATCTCAGTATGTCTTTTCAGTAActttacatgcttttttttttttttttttatttatttactctgATAGACAGCCCTAAGCAACAGACAATGTTTTGGCACTTTATGACCAGAACTGTACCATGCAAGTTCAGATAACCGTTTCAGCAATGCTGTCTACCTTCATTCTCACCACTTGATGTACTGGCGAAACCAAACAGAattgaaacaaaggaaaaaatagtcaAATTGGAAATCAATCAGAAATACATGTTGTCTGGCCCTTAGATTTGAGTCAGAGACTCATCGGCACTAGTATCCCAGTTCACTTTTTCATGCGCCTGCCAGTTTGATACAGTGAAAGTGCCACTGTTAGCAGTTGTTTTCTGTACGTTTAACTAGCTTGCTCTCTTGAGTTTCCAGCATCCAACTGGAACTTACTTAAACCTAAATTTCAGCAACTGCAGTAGAATTGGAGATACTGAGGACAACTCATAGCGTTACCTTCATATATACAAGTTGTTCAAGTCGCAGCAAGATTTTCACCTCTTAACCCTCCTCCACTAGAGAGATTAAATGCTGGCCCTACTGGACTAGAATTGGGTGTCACAGTTTTAGTGGTACAAATATTCcatttccctttaaaaaggaaaaaaagccaaagtaaAAGAATTTGACAGGGTCTCTTTAACTTGATTTCTCAATTACTCACTTTCCCACCCCAAGCACGTGAAGTCTTTGCCAAATCAGCTGTTGTAACAAGCATTTCTAGACAGTGACAAGAAAGCACTCCTACACAATTTTTGAAGGACTAAGACTAATCTGAGTGTGTTAGCTATTCTAATTTGGGGGAATGCTTTTATGTTATAAGGCTATCATAATCAAATACAGACAAGCACAACAGATCTGAGAACAGAGCTGTATCACACTTAGAATAACTTAAGTCTCCAGCAGTAGCCATTTAATAACAAAAGTACTGAAGAAGCGACAGCCCAGATGGAACAAAGCCTTTCACacttcatttgttttgcagaatgattttgactaaaaaaaaatacaataaaaagagCAGTGAAAGTTTAATAGAGGGCATATCAGCTTGACATACATGAAAATAACTTACATAATTTAACTGATTTCCTTTACAGAAGGAAACTGTAATTGCATAGAGCATGTCCTTTTCCTAAAAGCTATATACATTGACATATGGAAGAAGGCACAGAAGTATTTCTGATAAACAAGTACCATTTAAAATCCCCAGGTATGTAGGTACCCTTGCATTCCTTGGACAGCTTCTATTATTGTTTGTATTAGTCTAATGCTTGTGTTATATGTTAACGTGGTCACACCAGTATGTTGATCCCATTATGCACAGTAAGCAATTGGTCTCTAGCTAGTCAGAGTTCTGTAACCTGTTTAAGGAACTGATTAAAGGTGAATAGCTGCAATTACCACTCAGGGCACAAAGAAGGGCTGCATTCATGTTGGggatgggaaaagaaatgaaggcaATATCTAAACAGAAGGTAAGTGCAGCATCACAGGCCTTAAAAACAGGACTTGCACTGAATTGTGTTCAGAGCCATTTAAATGGCagtcttttaataattttaatgaagataaatgaaacaaagccCTTTATATAAACAGTTTATTTACTCTAAACAGCAACACAGACAGAACGCCATATAAACACAAAGGAAGTGATGCAGAATAAGGATGCTGGCTGACTTTGGATCTCAGAGGTTCTTAAGCAATAACAACCTAGTTTCTGAAAgatagaaaaacaaattcagggagggaagggggtggagggcatgatttttttttttttttcatacagccAGCTAGAGGCTAAATATAGTTCTAACATTTTAAAGCATGCCTGCATCAGATAGCAAAGTAACTAGAGATACTAGTGAATTTATAGAAGTATAAAAGTTTATAATTTTACAGCAGTTGAAATACTGAcatcaatattaaaataaaagcaagttttaCATAACaatcaaaaatacaaaagactGAAGGAAGAGACCCTGTATGAAAAAACTGGGGGCAATTCAGCAAATTTAGAACTGTATACAAGTGGCGAATATGGAAAATGGCACACATACAACCCCCTCCCCTAAGTGGATATTAATTGTACATAGCAACATTAGATTTTGCAAAAGTTTTGTAAACAAGTTCTTGCCAGACCAATCCCTTCCTTTTTAAGATGCTGCATGACAGATGCTTATGATGGTGCAAACTTCTTGGCTTGTGCTCGAACCCTCTTTTCATATTCCACTCTGTTTTGGCTGAatagaagagagagaaagggtaATTACAGCTTGAGAAATCAGAGGCCATAGAGTTATTGTTCTTCTCTTTAATATGAAGCTAAGTCATTGCTGAAGGCAAAACCGCTAGATAGGAATTCACCGAACACTACAATATATTAAAGGCTTTTCTTGACGATTACCCTGATAATTTCCTGTGGAGGGAAGTAAGGTACTGTTTCACTAGTTACTTCCCAAACTTCATCTGTTGTCAAATGATTGTACTATCTGACTTCATACCATACCAGTCTCTATAAACAGGTTCGTCCCTGCTCCCTCTCAAGGCCAGTTGTACCTTACATGCAAGCATTCTTGTTCATCTGAACATGTTTTCCACTCCCCATGTTAAGACCTGAGGTCATTCATACTAAATTCCAGTATCGTAACAGCACAAAGTGGTTGATGAGAGCAGTTCACTAACAGTTGGTGGACTTCATATGATTTTAAAGTATCATCATTACTGCTTTGGGGAGACAGGAGAAGTGCTCTttaagaaatgggaaaataataatggtaTGGTAGTTTCAGCCTTTATCTCTGCAGACCCTGACTCACAATGTTAGCTTCATCCTCAccttcagctgagaaaaaacTAGCTCaatattttgataaaaacaCTATAGTTCACCAAGTCTAGCATCCTTGCTACAGACTGATCAAACAAGCAAGTACTACTTCAAGGAATTATGACCAGCCATTAAGCCTCAGACTTAACACGTAAAAGGGCAAGTTCGTAGTTTTCTATTCTTGGGCCAACAAGGGATGGTAGTAGCTTAGTAGAACATCCATTTACATTCAACACCATATGTTGTATTAGCTGTCAGAAGTGTCAGTCAAGAGCTAAACAAAAATTCGTTACCATTACTCTTGTGCCAAAGGTAGCTTACAGTGACTAGGTTTTGCAGACAGCTTTGCAGTAAACTTAACTTACTTTCAGCTATGAAGGCTTGCTgcggtaaaaaaaaaaaaaaaaagaggcagcaaaTTATATCCTCAGAAGTTGACAGtttgggggggaagaagaaatgaagccAACTTTGGTCACATCCAATGAACAATCACCAAACAGACTGAAAATAGTTTCTTCTCATAAAAGAAATTTACAACCTACATTctaaaatttttgtttaagttATATTGCACTGTCACATAAGAACACAACCTAGCTCTTAAGTCTCACACCCTCAGAATCCACACAAGAGAATGCCTGCCATAGTAGACTCTGCATGCCTAGAGCAGATAAGAGGAAGTAGGTTAGCACATTAGGAGTGCTAGAGTTACAGAGCAACAGTACCAAAGCAATCCTGAGAAGGAGAACAAGTATTCTTGTTTTGATTACAAAAGTTTATTCTTTAAGTTTAACTTGACTAAAAGACATCTATTTAAACAACACTGAATCTTCCGAGTATTTATCAACTATATGAAATTACAGATGCATACAAAACCTGCTCTGTTGAGCTGCTTCCACGAGTTTACTCATTTAGTAAGAGACCCACTCTCAGACTGCAGAAATATAGTAACCCATCTGAAACACTATGCATGTCCAAAAGACATGAAGAGGATAAATGGGAGAGTACATATACTTGAAGTAACAAAAACCATGTAATAGTTTATTCTCAATAGATTTTTTCTAGAAGCACAATAAAGCAGAAACGACTAGCAAAGACTTTTTGtacatgcatgtgtgtgaggcaataaaaataaaacatacagcCTACTAATACATGTATAGAAGTATATTACTTGTGCCTCATACTCCCTCAGagtgtccttttctttttttttacaaaataaataaaaaaaagggcGGGGGCAGGCCAGGGAAGGCCCACTTCATCACTACTGGCTCCGGAAGGTGCTGTCTACAACTGTGGCCACCTAACTGTCCTCCATGCACACTCAGTCCCATTACGTCTTCAGCAGatacttaaaaaataacattgagTGAAGCCTTTCATTAAACCCAAGATGCACTACCCATCCCTATGTTTCCTTTGCACTAGGATTCTTTAACAGACATTTTTGACATAGCTTGCACATGAAGTCTCatgaaatgccatttttcagACTTGGCACTCTCCTGGAGACTTTTCTTCTGTCCAGAACAGTAATTCCACATTTCCATCTTGGTCATTATTTCAGTAGCTGTCAGTGCCAAAAGCATTTGTTTAAAGTGTTTTACTTCCCTAAAGATTATAATTCAGCcatccatttttttaatggtggaAAAATTTTAAGGTTAAgcctaaacaaaacaaaagaaggagTATTTTAACTTACAAACTGTCACCTTTCCTAACTACTGCAAACTTCATTTTGCTAAAGCTACAAGCTTTCTGTACTTTTTAACCTATTCTTTTGGAAGATCTAATTTTCACAAAACACTGCATATTCCCTATGGCAAGCACAAAAGCTCTCCTTTATCCTTCAGGCACAAGTACTTACACGTACCCACTACTGGACATAAGTTACTCCTATACTGATGAATGGGACTTGTCACCTAGTTCAGTCTCCTCTATTACTGGTCTCATGAAATCATTACGCCTCATCCTACTACTCAGAACCCTTTCCCCTAAAGGCTATGTTGGGATAGAACCAGGACGAGAATCATGGTCTAACTGAAGGAGTCTTCACACTTCATTGCTGTTGCGATGCTACTAAAAGCTCCACTAGCCTATTAACCATGAAGTTACTGTCTTTTTTAAGTTTAGCACACGCTAGGCATCTCCACAGTATACTGCCACAAAGCTAAGAAAATTCCCCTGATCATTCCTAAAAACATTTGCATGTTACAGTGTAAGAAACAGACAGCTGTAAGCAATATGACAGCCTTCAAGCTACTGTGCAAAGATACTTACCAGTAAATTGTGTAAGCCTCTGCTTGAGCTGGGTCTTGAATATTTGGTTCATTTAGAAGTTCTTGTATTCCTAACAAGATCTGTGGAGGAAGGAATAGAAGTAAAATAGGCATGGATATTACTAAGAGAcattcaattaaaaaacccttaGAAACCAACTGTAGAAACACACAGTCATTATCTTACATTCACATAAGATAAGCAAGCAAAGCAACTAAAAGGGCTAAGAATATGTCTAAGTGTAATTAATTACCTGTTTAATTGTGATTGCTGGCCTCCAGTCTTTATCCTCCTCTAAGATGGAGAGACACACTGTGCCTGAAGGATACACATTTGGGTGGAATAATGGTGGTTCAAATTTACCTGATAAAGAAAAGAGAGTTACTTGCATGCAGCGCTAAGACTAAGACCAGAGAGTTGGTTTAgatcagtggggaaaaaaagcccaacaccccaccccaccaaaaaacaaaacaaaaaacccaacacgaAACCCAAAACAACTGGCCAAAGACACCCCTGCCCCTCAAAAATCCCCACACAGGTTTCTGGAACTACCATTACTGGTTTTCTTCTTGGCTTAGCCTGCACCTAAAGCAGGAACTCCATTACATCTGTGATATCAATCCAGACAGTTTAACACTATCACTGTGTCCAGTGATCTTTTGGTTTAGAAATGGAAACTGACAAAATAGCTCGTAGCTGCTTTGTAATAGAGAGTTTTTTAAACCAATCCTGTCTTTAGAGTCTCACATACTACTATATAGAGGAAAGATACTGCCCTTCACTCTCCTTCTCTCctcactttaaaacactgaGAGTTCCATTCAAAGATGATTAAGtttctacctttttttcagtttcactttTCCTTTATGAATAATCAAGATGCACTGAGTAAGAGGAACCAAGTCTCAGTTGCAAAACTGACTGAATGAGTAGCTTTGTGCCATTCTCCTGCCACTCAATCTATATTCTGGCATTTCTGGAATCTTTACAGAACTTAAATGCAACAGCCACCATCTTGAGTAATGTAATGAACATCTGTTTAGCATTATATGAAATATCTACATGTTAGTACAGTTTTCTAATCCATCTGACATCACAAGCATATCTTGCTTCTGAGCTGTTCAATGAAGTTCAGTAGGAACTCAGAAGCTACGTTGGTAAGAAGTCTTACAGACACATATACATCTTATTTTAAGGCATGACAGTTCATTTAACACTTGCAGGATGTGCTAGTTGGCATTTCTTAAGATActaatgttaaatattttctagtttCCTCTGGTGTCACATGTATGTAGGTGGTAACAAACAAAAGGAGTAGCCAAGACAACCAGTACAGCTGAAATACTAAAATGAAATGACGAACTGCTGTCAAGAGCCATCTGTAATCACTGTCATTGATTTGAGACAGTAGCCAATTCAAGAACCAAGAAACTAGGCAGGACAATAgatgttttcagattttaaagtaGTTAAGTTTGAGATGGTATAAGGAAAATTCTAAAACTTAACAAGGAAACTAAGTATCTGAAGATATCGTTGTACACAGTACTAGTAAAAGAACTGATCTATGATTTAGAGTGAGTTGTTGAAAAGATTTGacagaatttttatttgttttcccaagtgtTTTGCCTTTTGAGTTCTTGGCTTAGAAGACCAGCTTTACAGTAAGAACACACAAAGGGGTTTGGTCTAGCCATGCCTACCTATTAGTTTCCAAAGAGCATTGAGTAAGTAGTTAATACTTCAAGTGGTGCTTTTGCCAAACTTTGAGGAAACCCACAGGGCAGTCCCCCTCCCCTCCTAATTTTGTTATATTGAGCACTTAAGTCATTTCATCACAACTTTGTAAATGGAAAGTGgtagtaggaaaaaaagcaactttcctttaaaaaaactgtaAGAAAGTAATAACCATTCATAGAACCTCAAGTGATCAGGTTAACGTTGTTCTAATAAACCCATGAGTTTTAGTCATTTCACTTACATTTTGGGGGTGAAGAAGGGTAATCATCCTTGAAAAGCATCCGTAGTTTAAATAAGCCTCCTTCCCATGGTGTCTACAAAAAATTAAGGTAGAGTTTagattacagaaagaaaaaaaaccacttgtgGAAAAAAGCTTATCAAGAACACAGCTTCTCAGGCAAAGCACGAGACATCCTTCTGCTACACAGTAGAAAATAGCTGTCCCACACTGTAGCATGCTGTCTAGACCAGGACAAGTTATCCTACCTATAAGTAGTTGAAGAAAACCCTGCTTCTCCACTTCATTACAGCTAATAAGTGGTGCCAATTCATCAGTAGTCAGGATCATCACTGACAATTCCACATACAACTAAAATTTTCACAGTACATAGATGAACAGAAAACTTCTAAAGTTTTACATGCTACACATGCAATGAGGAAGGAGCCATTATACACCcacttaaaataattctaaGAAGACAGGTTATAGATATACTCCTTAAGCACGTGGATGTAAATGGTTTCTATTTTGCCTCACAAGAATGTGCCTaagaaaaccacaaatgaacaaaaaatttGGACAGTACTGCAGTATCACTACAGTTAATACGAGGTTCACTAAACTAACCCTGCCTGCATGTGGTAGCAAGTAGTCTCACAGATTACACcttttttgtaacagaaattCTAAGCGGCTTTTTAACCTCATCAGAAAGCGGGAAGAGCACTGACAAGAACAGTTCCCATGCTACAGAGCAGACCAAGTAACACAGCACTACTCAGAAGGGTGAtataaacaaggaaaaaacGTCTAGCAAAGAACCAAAAGCTTGTCTCAAATATATACTTCCTTGTCATCTTActtagaaataaggaaaaaagccaaTCTTCTGACAAACTGATTTCTGGTAAGAAGtgtagaaatacagaaaagtttattatatatgtaaaattCAGACCACTTCTCTGCAACTTGACCTTGATATGGAAATACTGCAAGGGAAGCAAGTGGAGTAAAGGTGGCCTTACATCTTATCAGCATAAATGATCAAATATTATCCTCAGGAACAGACAGGTATCCTTGAAGGCCACCTTAGGATGAAATACATAATTCTTTCCTACCTGAATTATGTGATttttaacagaaggaaaaacgaaaaaaggaaagaaaaacccaccaacaGCCCCCCCAAGCACACCTGTTGGCAAAGTCTCAAGctagaataggaaaaaaacacgCTATAGAATACTAAGAttaccatattttaaaaagcaaattagtTTGATTACATTTGCTATAGTGTATTTAAAGAACTTGTTCTGAACAGCTGTAGTTGGTTGTCAACAAATAGAAATATCTGTTCTCCATACTATCTTAGAGGGGACAAACTTGTCCATTTTCGAAGAGAGGAACCTTTTGATAGAATAAACTTTTcctattttgtttgctttcagtcaCAGACAAAGACAAATagcttttaataatttcttcaagTAGAACACCAGAACAGTCAACAGaagtttttcctgtctttctgaTGGAGCAACATACCTTACAGATGAAAGATAGCAGATACTCAAAAGCCTTACTAAGAAAATAGTATGACAGCAGTATCA from Phalacrocorax aristotelis chromosome 10, bGulAri2.1, whole genome shotgun sequence includes:
- the UBE2I gene encoding SUMO-conjugating enzyme UBC9, with the translated sequence MSGIALSRLAQERKAWRKDHPFGFVAVPTKNPDGTMNLMNWECAIPGKKGTPWEGGLFKLRMLFKDDYPSSPPKCKFEPPLFHPNVYPSGTVCLSILEEDKDWRPAITIKQILLGIQELLNEPNIQDPAQAEAYTIYCQNRVEYEKRVRAQAKKFAPS